From the Pseudodesulfovibrio sp. S3 genome, the window GTTTGCCCTGCGGGACATGGCCTTTGCCGACGGCGAGAAATGTGCCCTGACCAGACATGCGCCGGGAGGCGACGTCAGCGAGTATGTGTTTTTCCCCGGCTGCCAGTTGACGGCCTCGGATCCCGAAGGGGTGGAAGCCGCGTATGCCGATCTGCGCAACCGGCTCGGCAGTGTCGGGTTGATGCTCCGATGTTGCAGCACGCCCGCACAATGGGCCGGACAGGAGGCCATGGCGGAAGCGTCCATGACCGCATTGAAGGGTGAATGGGAATCCCTGGGCAAACCCCGGATCATTGTCGCCTGCCCCACCTGTCTCAAGACCCTGCGGCAGAGTATGCCCGAAGCGGAACTGCTGTCGCACTGGTCTGTCCTGCGCGCTTTGGGCCTGCCCGGGGGGGCTTCCTTCAAGGGCGGCGAACTGGCCGTCAACGACCCCTGCGCCGCCCGGCACGACACTGCCTTGCAGGAGGATGTCCGCGCTTTGCTGGATCAGCTCAAGGTGACGATGTCGGAGCCGGAGATGAATGGGGAATACACCCAGTGCTGCGGCTATGGCGGACTTCTGTCCGAGGCGAACCCTGATCTGGGCATGGCTGCGGCCGGCCGGCGCGCTCAAGGAATGGATGAGGATACTGTTTCCTACTGCGTCATGTGCCGGGACATGATCTCCCGGACCGGCAAACGGTCCTTGCATCTCTATGATCTGCTGTATCCCCGGCTCGACGATCCGGGAGCGCGTCCGGCACCGGGGTATTCCGTCAGGCGGGAGAACCGTGTCCATCTCAGGGAGCGGCTGCTCCGCGAGCTCTGGCAGGATGATGAAGACAGCGCACTTCAGCCATATGAATCCATCGAGGTCCTTTTTACCGAACAGGCCTCCAACAATCTGGAAGCACGGCGTATATTGAAAAGTGACGTGCAGAAGGTCCTCTATCAGGCGCGGCAGTCGGGAACTCGGTTCGTTCATGGTGGGACCGGCCATTACCTGGCGTCCTTTCGTCCCGCGATCGTGACCTATTGGGTTGAATACGAACAGCAGGGAGACGCCTTCCTGGTTCATAACGCATGGTATCACCGCATGCGCATATTGGGAGGTCAGCCATGAGCGTAATCAAGGTGCCTGAAGCGGATGCCGCAGGCTGGAAATGTGCGGCCTGCGATGAGGAACTGGTCTCCATGCCGGTGGAATTGGAGTATCTGGATTCTCATTTCAAGGTGGAGTTGCCGGTCTGTCCGAAATGCAAATCCGTGCTCATCCCGGAAAACCTTGCACGGGGCAAGATGAACCAGGTGGAACAGCTGCTGGAGGACAAGTAGCCGTGCAGTCCGTTCCCATGCCGCTTTGGGAGAAGCCTGTGCTGCGAAAGGCTGCCGGTGACACCTTGCGTCCGGGGGGATTCTTCGTCACGGACCGGGCCGCGGAATCCATCGGGGTGGTGCCGGGTTGGCGTGTCCTTGATGTCGGCAGCGGATTGGGGGCCACCGTGGGCCGGTTGCGATCCCGTTTCGGGGCCGAGGCCTGGGGGATTGAGCCGTCCGGCGGCCAGATCGGGCGGACCGTCGACCCGTCCGGGCTGGTGCAGGCGTGCGGTGACCGGTTGCCTTTTCGGTCAGCCGTATTTGACGCGGTTTTTTGCGAGTGCGTTTTTTCCCTGTTCGAAGACAAACCCGGCGGGCTACGAGAATTCCATAGGGTACTCAGGCCGGGCGGACACCTGGTCCTCGCCGATCTTTTTTCCCCCGAGGAAGGCCTTGCGCAGGGCGCTTCCTGCGCGGATCGGGCCAAACCCCTCTCCGCTGTTCGCGGCATGGCGGAAGCGCATGGCTTTCGCGTGCACGTGACGGAAGACCACTCCCGTCATCTCAGGGAACTCGCTGCACGATTGATTTTTGCTCAGGACGGGGAAGACCGGGCGTGCTGTTGCGACCGGCGTCTCGGCTACTATCTGATGCTCGCGCAAAAACAGGAAGGGTCACATGTTGGATGATACCGGAATCAAGATGATGGAACTGGGCGGCAAGGGCTACTGCTGCAGCCAGATCATGGTGCTGCTCGCCCTGGAGGAAACGGGTCGGGAGAACCCCGATCTGGTCCGCGCCGCCGCAGGGTTGTGCAACGGTCTGGGCGACTGCTCCGGTCCCTGCGGCGTACTGACCGGAGCGGCACTCCTGCTCGGCATGTACGCGGGCAAGGGCACGGACATCGAGGAGGCCGAGGCCGTCCTGCCGGTCATGCTTGAATCGTTGCGCGATTCGTTTGCCGGGGCCACGGCGGATTTCGGCGGCATCTCCTGCGGCGACATTCTCAGTGGCGGATGCGGCCAGCCAAATCCCGCCATTTGCGGCGGGTTGGTGGCGGACACCTTTGCCAGGGTGCGAGAAATCCTGGTCGAGAACGGATTGGACCCGTCCCAGGGGCGTGATCTGTCGTGAACCGTGTTGCGCGCAGTGTCTGTCCGGTATGCCTGAAGCCGATTGCGGCCGAGCACGAAACCGTGGGCCATGAGACGTTTCTGGTCAAGCAGTGCCCTGAACACGGTTCGTTTCGGACCATTGTCTGGCGAGGCCAGCCCGATTTTAACGACTGGTCCCGGGTCAAGATTCCTTCCATGCCCAAAGAGCCTTCCACCCGCGTGGACCAGGGGTGCCCGCTCGACTGCGGTTTGTGCGACGCCCACCGGCAGCATACCTGCACAGCGGTGCTGGAGGTGACGTGGCGGTGCGACCTGGGCTGCCCGGTCTGTTTTGCCTCGTCCGGCAAAAGTGCTCCACCGGACCCGTCGATCGCGGAACTTGGTGTGCTGTTCGACAAGGTCATGCACGCCTCCGGTCCCTGCAATATCCAGCTTTCCGGTGGTGAACCCACGGTCAGGGATGATCTGCCTGAGTTGATCCGGGTTGCCAAGGGCAAGGGGTTTCCTTTTGTCCAGTTGAACACCAACGGTTTGCGTATCGGCCGCGAGCCGGGATACGCCCGCAGCCTGGCCCAGGCAGGACTGGATTCCGTGTTCCTGCAATTCGACGGCATGAGCGACCCTGTGTACACCGCCTTGCGTGGGCGTCCGTTAATGGATCGCAAACTGGCGGCGGTGGAGGCGCTGGCCCAGGCCGGGATCGGTGTGGTGCTGGTGCCGACCGTGGTGCCGGGCGTCAACGACGGGGAGGTGGGCGCGATCATCCGCATGGCGGCGGCGCATTCGCCCTGTGTGCGCGGAGTGCATTTCCAGCCGGTGAGTTATTTTGGCCGGTACCCGGAGGCCCCGGGAGACGGGCAGCGCATCACCCTGCCGGAACTGATGCGGCTCCTTGAGGCGCAGACAGACGGGGCGCTTCGGGCCGTGGATTTCCGGCCGCCGGGGTGCGAGCATTCCCACTGTTCATTTCATGCCAATTATGTGGTCATGGAGACGGGCGGGTTGAAACGGTTGTCGGCC encodes:
- a CDS encoding DVU_1557 family redox protein, whose protein sequence is MSVIKVPEADAAGWKCAACDEELVSMPVELEYLDSHFKVELPVCPKCKSVLIPENLARGKMNQVEQLLEDK
- the trsM gene encoding DVU_1556 family methyltransferase — its product is MLRKAAGDTLRPGGFFVTDRAAESIGVVPGWRVLDVGSGLGATVGRLRSRFGAEAWGIEPSGGQIGRTVDPSGLVQACGDRLPFRSAVFDAVFCECVFSLFEDKPGGLREFHRVLRPGGHLVLADLFSPEEGLAQGASCADRAKPLSAVRGMAEAHGFRVHVTEDHSRHLRELAARLIFAQDGEDRACCCDRRLGYYLMLAQKQEGSHVG
- a CDS encoding DVU_1555 family C-GCAxxG-C-C protein, encoding MLDDTGIKMMELGGKGYCCSQIMVLLALEETGRENPDLVRAAAGLCNGLGDCSGPCGVLTGAALLLGMYAGKGTDIEEAEAVLPVMLESLRDSFAGATADFGGISCGDILSGGCGQPNPAICGGLVADTFARVREILVENGLDPSQGRDLS
- the trsS gene encoding radical SAM (seleno)protein TrsS; amino-acid sequence: MNRVARSVCPVCLKPIAAEHETVGHETFLVKQCPEHGSFRTIVWRGQPDFNDWSRVKIPSMPKEPSTRVDQGCPLDCGLCDAHRQHTCTAVLEVTWRCDLGCPVCFASSGKSAPPDPSIAELGVLFDKVMHASGPCNIQLSGGEPTVRDDLPELIRVAKGKGFPFVQLNTNGLRIGREPGYARSLAQAGLDSVFLQFDGMSDPVYTALRGRPLMDRKLAAVEALAQAGIGVVLVPTVVPGVNDGEVGAIIRMAAAHSPCVRGVHFQPVSYFGRYPEAPGDGQRITLPELMRLLEAQTDGALRAVDFRPPGCEHSHCSFHANYVVMETGGLKRLSANARCDCAPRPASEGADASKAFVKRQWASPGQVLPMAAARDDLNGLDDLDRFIARAATHTLAVSAMAFQDCWTLDLERLKGCCIHIVSPDGRLIPFCAYNLTSMDGETLYRGRCHGPAVS